In a genomic window of Acidilobus saccharovorans 345-15:
- the cmr6 gene encoding type III-B CRISPR module RAMP protein Cmr6, with the protein MAAQQGGNRLLGALLKYQQEMLKGSPREDARSMSLEGLVKGWDLSRARGYVNEVRQSIVSSGMDFISLKLTTKRKFMGGWSPIYFITEVPLAWDLIIDVPYIPGSQAKGIVRDAFLEVSGDDKMADCVFGSRKAEGKVTFTDFYPVASQGGLLVYDIINPHYSPERRPFNEYNANPVPVKFVAVNSGVTFEGFVVFRRDELEPCGQDAFKLLLQAIFYSSVSGWGRRTTRGYGELDLQVELEEVRSGAVR; encoded by the coding sequence ATGGCGGCCCAGCAGGGGGGCAACAGGCTGCTTGGTGCGCTCCTGAAGTACCAGCAGGAGATGCTTAAGGGCAGCCCCAGGGAGGACGCCAGGTCGATGTCCCTCGAGGGCCTCGTGAAGGGCTGGGACCTGTCCCGCGCGAGGGGGTACGTAAACGAGGTCAGGCAATCGATCGTCAGCTCGGGCATGGACTTCATATCTTTGAAGCTCACCACCAAGAGGAAGTTCATGGGCGGGTGGAGCCCCATCTACTTCATAACTGAGGTCCCGCTGGCCTGGGACCTCATAATCGACGTCCCCTACATACCAGGGTCGCAGGCGAAGGGCATAGTGAGGGACGCCTTCCTCGAGGTCTCAGGCGATGATAAAATGGCTGACTGCGTCTTTGGCAGCAGGAAGGCCGAGGGCAAGGTGACGTTCACGGACTTCTACCCGGTGGCCTCGCAGGGCGGGCTACTTGTATATGACATAATAAACCCGCACTACAGCCCCGAGAGGAGGCCCTTCAACGAGTACAACGCTAACCCGGTCCCAGTTAAGTTTGTCGCGGTCAACTCTGGCGTCACATTTGAAGGCTTTGTTGTTTTTAGGAGGGATGAGCTTGAGCCGTGCGGCCAGGACGCGTTCAAGCTCCTCCTCCAGGCGATCTTTTACTCCTCCGTGTCCGGTTGGGGCAGGAGGACCACGAGGGGATATGGTGAGCTCGACCTTCAGGTTGAGCTTGAGGAGGTGAGGAGCGGTGCAGTCAGGTGA
- the cmr1 gene encoding type III-B CRISPR module RAMP protein Cmr1 encodes MSLDETLVKEARMRALGLFNERRLVARLRLTPTTPWWGGDHSTRTSQEVDEDEINGRLRWFLRTVYNRFCARDLSDYSEAEKFVSGFLGSTGMVSRYVFRASTLGPGDVAKQFDQLPRVKLTLLGNRRGLSKGDLLPLNLRGLDLSIYRSRAEKDPGYDDLVVGGVLITLAFVGVGRGANRGFGRFAPSECPAGGSQFIEKLCTYVKDGNVTEAFRLYYNRFKEVAGCSSENSWEESAVPLAPLVDGEGPDVIRAVPNCTARDSYEALRVLQEAFLKVNLRSVMGRGGLSSAEVHSWLLGLPRRIKSTGYFLVSEESEEPGRRQSMLVASPVRVNNAYRLYFLPFLSLRDHEQIYSMLEHRSGSGEVTKVGDMIRGEELRDVISELVDAVARAAEARCRGAKRVTR; translated from the coding sequence GTGAGCCTCGACGAGACCCTTGTTAAGGAAGCCAGGATGAGGGCGCTGGGGCTGTTCAATGAGAGGAGGCTGGTGGCGAGGCTCAGGCTGACCCCCACGACGCCCTGGTGGGGAGGCGACCACAGCACCAGAACGTCGCAGGAAGTGGATGAGGACGAAATTAATGGGAGGCTCCGGTGGTTCCTCAGGACCGTTTACAACAGGTTCTGCGCGAGAGACCTCAGCGACTACTCCGAGGCTGAGAAGTTCGTCAGCGGCTTCCTGGGCTCCACCGGGATGGTCTCGAGGTACGTCTTTAGGGCGAGCACGCTCGGGCCAGGCGATGTAGCGAAGCAGTTTGATCAGCTTCCCAGGGTAAAGCTGACGCTGTTAGGCAACAGGCGCGGGCTTTCAAAGGGCGACCTGTTGCCCTTGAACCTCAGGGGCCTGGATCTCAGCATATACAGGTCGCGGGCTGAAAAGGATCCTGGGTATGATGACCTGGTAGTTGGAGGGGTCCTGATAACCCTGGCTTTCGTGGGCGTAGGCAGGGGCGCAAACAGGGGCTTCGGCAGGTTCGCGCCCTCGGAGTGCCCGGCCGGGGGCTCCCAGTTCATTGAGAAGCTGTGCACGTACGTAAAGGACGGCAACGTAACTGAGGCGTTCAGACTGTACTACAACAGGTTTAAGGAGGTCGCAGGCTGCAGCTCCGAGAACTCGTGGGAGGAATCCGCTGTACCCCTTGCCCCACTGGTCGATGGCGAAGGCCCTGACGTGATCAGGGCGGTCCCCAACTGCACGGCCAGGGACAGCTACGAGGCGCTGAGGGTCCTTCAGGAGGCCTTCCTTAAGGTCAACCTAAGGTCTGTCATGGGGCGGGGCGGGCTCTCAAGCGCGGAGGTCCACAGCTGGCTCCTGGGGCTGCCGAGGCGGATAAAGAGCACCGGCTACTTCCTGGTCAGTGAGGAGTCCGAGGAGCCCGGCCGCAGGCAGTCAATGTTGGTGGCGTCGCCCGTGAGGGTTAACAACGCCTACAGGCTGTACTTCCTGCCGTTCCTTTCACTTCGTGACCACGAGCAGATCTACAGCATGCTGGAACACCGCAGCGGCTCAGGGGAAGTGACCAAGGTGGGCGACATGATCAGGGGTGAGGAACTCAGAGATGTCATAAGCGAATTAGTGGATGCCGTGGCTAGGGCTGCCGAGGCTAGGTGTCGTGGGGCCAAGCGCGTGACGAGGTGA